GAGGTCAGCGACGGAGTGGACCAGGATGTCCGCCTCCTGGGCGAGGGCGACGAGATCGTCGTTGACCGTGGTGTCGCCGGAGAACACGACGGAGCCGTCCGCAGTGTCGAAGCGGTAGGCCAGCGCCGGGACCGCGTGGCCGTGGGTGACGGCGATCGCGGTGACCCGCACGCCACCACCGTCCATAACGACGACCGGCTCCTGGGCCTCACCGTCAGCCGGTGTCGGGACCGGGATGTCGATGGCCCGGACGAGCTCCCCGGCATCGGGCATTCGCGCGTCGAGTGGCATGACGTTCAGGTGGTAGGCGTAGCCGGCCAGGATGCTCTGCACCAGGTCCGTCGTCCCGGGAGATGGTCGGTCAGTGTGGATCGTCGTCTCCCGATGAAACGTGGCGTCGCCACTGGGCAGCGCCCCCGGTGAGGCGGGGCCGTAGACCCGGATGGGTGGCAGCGGGCCGTGCGCACCAGTGCGGACCCCCCACGGATACAGCAGCATGCCGGGGAGATCGCCTACGTGGTCAGCGTGGAGGTGGGTGACGAACACCGCGTCCAGGCACCGGAAATCGAGGCCCGCGTCGACGAACGCAGACGGTGCTCCGCGACCGCAGTCGATGACAAAGACGCGGTCGCGGACGATGAGCGCTGACGCGATCCCTCCTCGGCCGGCGACCGGCATGGGCGCGGCCCCCGTCCCCAGGAGAACCAGCTCGGTGGTCATGCTCGCCCGACCTCGGCGGCGGTGGGGCGCGGCGCGATGCACGCCGTGCCCAAACCCGCCGCTGTCCCCAGGGCTGTGTCCACCAGTCGCAGGATCGGCTGCTGCCAGATGTCGCGCGGACTGAGCGAAGCCACCACGAGCACGATCGCCGTGGTGATGCGAGTGGTCACCGCGTCCTGCGCTCTCCCGAGCAGGGTCGCGGCCAGTCCGCTGACGCCGACCATCGCCGCCAGGCCGACGGGGCGGAATGGCAGGATGAGCAGGTAGACAAGGCGCATGGAGAAGCTCCGCAGCGTCGCTGCCATCCGGGTGAGGGCGGCGGTGGCGCGGCCGTCGTAGCTGGTCCGGTAGACAAACACGGTCACGATCACCGCCCAGATGCCCCCCAGAACGTTGTGCGCTGCTGACCCTATCCCCCGCCGTAGACCGCGGCCAGGAAGGCCAGGAAGGCCGAAGTCAGAAACCGGTCAGCCTTCAGTCAGCCACCCGTCAGAAATAGGAGTCATCGTGGAGATTGTCCAGATCAGGTAGCTGAGGGATGAGTCAACGTCATCGCCCTCAGCCCAACCGGGGGGGCAGTGACATGACCCATGTCCTGAACGGCCAGGCGGCGGAGACTGAGAGCGACTATCGGCGGCGGGCCGAGACCGGCGACGTTGATGCGGCGTACAACCTCGGAGTGCTGCTCGAAGGGAGGGGCGAACGGTCCGAGGCCGCCAAATGGTACTGGCGAGCGGCACGGACCGGTGACGTAGACGCCATGTTCAATGTGGCTGGTGTTCTCCAGGACCTGGGCAAGACGGCCGAGGCTCAGGAGTGGTACCGGCGGGCGTCGGACGCCGGCGATCCGGATGCCCGCACCAACCTGGAGTTGCTCCGAGGGCGCGCCAGCCATCCAAGCGTGGCCCCCGCAGACCAGCAAGCGGTCTCCGACGCCGAGCCTGAGAGCAATACATCGCCTGCTTGGGACTTGCGGCCGAACGTCAACGAGCAGCCCGACTGGGCCACCACAAACCTGGGGCCTACCCCACCTCCGCCGCCACCGCCAGAGGCGCATCTAGCGCCCGGGCAATGGGGGCAGCCTGCCAATGCCCCGTCCGAGCCCAAGCGTCCGGGCCGCATTCTGCGTCGTGTGCTCATCGGCTGGAACGTGCTGGCAGTGATCTGGCTGATCGCCGGCATCGTGAACGCCGTTGTGCAGTCGCACGGCGCGGCGGCCAACTGTTCGGCTGACTTCCAGCAGACCTGCCAAAGCGCCTACAACGTTGGCGCGCTGATCGGCGTTGCCATCGTGGTCTTCTTCTGGGTCGCGGGCGACGTAATCCTTGGCGTGCTCTACCTGGTCCGTAGCAGGAGTGACCGGCGGTGAGGTTCACGGCTTCAACGATGAAGCCTGATGGCCCTTGCCACCATGATCACCCTGACCTGATCCATCTCGCGATTCTTCCCGAGCACGGCAAGGAGCGACCGGGGCTGGGCATCTGCATGATCTGCCCCAGAGAGCATCGCTACCGAGACCTGTCCCTCCCAACTGAGACGCCCGAGTGCTACGGCCAATGACTGCGACGGACTTGGTGATTGGCATGGAGGCCTCCTAGATCCCGCCATGCCGAGCATGTGTCGGATCCCGAGGATTGGTACCCAGAGAAAGCCGACTCGGCACAACGTCCAGGCAGATAGCTCTGGAGGGAGCGCACAGAAGTCGCTTGTTGTCACTTGTCCGCCCTTACAGCCTCAAGCTGCAAAGCACCCTTCCCACGTTCGCCCAGCTACTGTCGCCGGGGTGGATGTGCGCGTGGAAGCCGGGCCAGCAGCGATCACCTTCCCGCTACGCCAGCGGGTGCTGCGACCCCATGAGAGCATCTACCAGCTGGCGCTCCCGGGCGACGAGAAGCCGGACGCCTGCCATCTGGCAGCCCGGACGGCGCGGGGGGAGGTCGTGGGCACTGCCACTGTGCGGCGGGAGCCACCGCATTGGGATCCCAACACAATGTGTGGCTGGCGCTTGCGCGGCATGGCGACCAGTGACCATCTCCGCGGACGCGGCATCGGCGCCCGAGTGCTCGACGCAGTGCTCGCCCACGTTGCATCCCACGGTGGGGGCCTCCTCTGGTGCAACGCACGAGTGCCCGCCAGGACGTTCTATGAGCGCGCCGGCTTCGTCACTCTGGGAGAGCCCTGGATCGACCCTGACATCGGCCCCCACGCGGCCATGTGGCGCCGGGTGGAATCACTCGTTGACGGGTAGCCGTGAGCACCAGCGACATCTGTCACGCTCGCGTCGGATCGTTCAGCGCTGGGGGCGCTCCGGGTTGAGCGGAGGCGCCACCGAGATCCCCAGGTCGGCTTGCGCGGACTGCCGCCAGGCCACGACCTTGTTGCCGAGATTGGTGCTGGCCTGGTCGTAGGCCCTGAGGATGTCCGGTGAGCCCACCTTGCCGGCCCGACCCACCTCCGTGAGCTGCTCGCCCAGCGTCCTGGCGACCGCTGCCGCCGCCTGCTGCGTCTCCGAGCTGCCGTACAGAAGGATGTGACCGAGAGCGGCAGTGACGACTGCATGCTGCTCCTCAAAGCGGCGCTGGGCGCGGGCCAGCATCGCCAGTCCGTGGAGGTACCCGACGGGCGTGGGTCGGAAGGTCAACATGAGCCCGGCGGACTGCCAGGTCACCGCCACGGAGGTGCCGAAGTCCCTGTACGCCTGCGCCCTGATAGGTCGGTTCTCCTCGTCGCGAGCGATCTCCTCCCGCGACGGTCGTGTCGGTAGCGTCTCGTCGACGAGCACGCCCGCGAGGGGAGCCACGAAGGGCGCCGCGGCCGGCGGGGCCCCTACCCACACCATCCCGATTCCAACGGCCGTTGCGGCCCAGGGCGGTACCAACCTGCGGATGAGCGACATGGCCCGATGGTAGGACCCTTCAGCGCTGGCCATTGCGGGGGCGGTGGCAGCTATGGAGACGTCGTGCCAGCGACGAGGGTCCCGGTCACCTGCCACAGCCGCTGGGCCGTTTCTCGGTCGTGGGTCGTCTGCGTCGTCTCCACGGGGCGTTCTGCCTTGAAGTAGGCGCCCGTGACCTCGGCCAGCTCAGGGCTCGAGGCAGCCCAGACGCTCGTCCTGGCACCTTTCTCCGGCCGGGCCATGAACGGCCACATGAGCGTCCCCGCCAACCGGTAGCCGACGGGCATCGTCGACCCCAGACTCGTCCGCACGAAACCAGGATCGACGCAGTTGGCAGTCACCCCGGTGCCCTGCAGGCGACGAGCGAGCTCGTAGGTGAACACCACCAGGGCCAGCTTGGAGTTGTTGTAGGCCCGCTGTCCGAACCTTCGTTCGCTCTGGAGGTCATCGAAGTCGATACGTCCGGCTCGATGAGCTGCTGAGGCGATATTGACGATCCTGGAAGGAGCCGACGCCTTCATCACGTCGAGGAGCAGCGTCGTCAGCATGAAGGGGGCGACGTAGTTCACGGCGAAGGTGAGCTCGAGTCCCTCGGGCGTGACCGACCGGCTCCCGACGTCGACGCCTGCGTTGTTGACCAGGACGTCGAGGCGGTCGAAGCGGTGCAAGAAGTCCCGGGCCAGTGCTCGGACGTCGCGCTGCGACGCCAGGTCGCCAACGAGGACATGGATCTTGCCGGCGCCTACGGCCGCCTGGATCCGCTCCCGGGCGGCCTGAGCTCCTTCCTCGGAGCGACCGACGAGGATGAGCGTGGCACCAATGGCGGCCAGGCCCCGAGCCGTGCTCTCTCCGATTCCGGAGGTCGCACCGGTCACGAGGACGATCTTCCCCGCCATGGCCTGGCTCGACATCGGTCCTCCCCGTCTCCCTGTCCGCGAGGCTACCGAGCCTCTCAGGTGATCAAGTGGACACCGCGCTACGCGGCGTCTGTCACGCCACGAGGGCGGTCGATGGTCAGCGCCGTGAGCACGGCGCCGAGGAGGAAGGCGGCGGCGGCGACCGCCAGGCCGACGCGCAAGCCCGGGATGAACGTGGCCCGTCCGGTGACGAGGGTGCCGAGGAGGGCCACGCCGATCACCCCGCCCACCTGACGGGCGGCGTTGATGGTGCCCGACGCCAGCCCTCCCCGCTCGGGCGGCGCCGCCTCCATGACCGCCGCCGTGGCCGCCGGCATGGTGAAGGACATACCGAGGCCGGCGGCGACGAACGGCGCGAGCAGCAGGACATAGGCGCCGCGTGTACCGACGACGACCGCCAGCGCAAGGAGGCCTGCCCCTCCCATGCAGAGACCCGCGAGCATGGGCCGGCGGGGACCGGTGCGGGCCATGAGTCGACCCGACGTGATCGAGCCCACGATCGCCATGGCCATCTGCGGCAACAGGGCGAGCCCCGTCACGAGTGGAGTCAGGCGGTGGATCCGCTGAAGGTAGAGGCTCATCACGAACAGCTCGCCGTAGAAGCCGAAGTTGATGAGCAGGCCGACTGCGGTGGCGCCAGAGAAGGCCGGCGCCGAGAACAGCCGCAGCGGGAGCATCGGAGATCGCGCCCGGCGCTCGACGACGACGAATGCCGCCCCGGCCACCACGAAGACGATGAACCCCGCTCGCACGAGCGCTGATCCCCAGCCCTCGTGGCCCGCCTCGATCAGGGCCACGGTCACCCCAGTCAGGGCGGCGATGCCGGCGAGCTGCCCTGCAGGGTCGACACCGCGGGGCCTCGGGAGTGACGACGGCAGGAACCGTCCGGCCAACGCCAGCCCGGCAACTCCGATGGGCACGTTCACGAAGAACACCGAGCGCCAGCCGAGCCCGGACACCAGCGCGCCGCCGACGACCGGACCGGCACCTGCGGCGATACCAGCCACGCCGCCCCACACCCCGAGCGCCCGGCGTCGAGCCGATTGGTCGGAGTACGTATCCTGCAGCAGGGCCAGCGACGCCGGCACGGCGAGGGCAGCTCCGAGCCCCTGGGCACAGCGCGCCCCCACCAGGGCACCGATCGACGGAGCGAGGCCGCAGGCGAGAGACGCGCAGGTGAAGAGGCCCACACCGGTCTGGAACACGCTCTTGGCGCCCCGCCGGTCCCCAAGCACCCCGGTCGACAACAACAGGGCGGCGAACACGAGGCTGTAGGCGTCCACCACCCATTCGAGCTCCGTCGTCGTCGTGTGCAGACCCTGCGACAGCGACGGCAGGGCGACGTTGACCACCGTCGTGTCGAGGATGACCATGAAGTAGGCGGCGCAGATCGCCACCAGGGCCCAGGGCGCTGCCCGCCGAGGGGGCGTCCGGGCGGCGGGTTCGGCAAGCTGATCGAGCTGTGTCACCCGTCCAGATTCGCTGCCCGACGCTTCGGTCTGCGCCGAAGTATCACGGACCTAGGCTTGGTCCGTGCCGGGAGACGCAGACATCGCGACGGTGGCAAACCTGATGGGCGAGCGGGCCAGGGCCACCGTGCTCCTCACCCTCGCGGGCGGACGCGCCCTGGCCGCGAGCACCCTGGCCGCGGAGGCGCAGGTCGCACCCTCGACCCTGTCCGGCCACCTCGCCCGCCTGGTCGACGGCGGGCTGATCACGGTCGAGACGTCCGGCCGCAACCGCTACTACCGCCTGGAGAGCCCCCAGGTCGCCGAGGCTGTCGAGGCGCTCGCCCGGATCGCCCCCAGCCGGCCGGTCCGCTCGCTCCGCCAGGCCACCCACGCCGAGGCGATCCGTCGGGCCCGCACCTGCTACGACCACCTTGCCGGCCGCCTCGGCGTGGCCCTCTGCGACGCTCTCGTCTCCGGCGGCATCCTGGGGGTCGAGACACCGCCGGATCGTCCCGGCGACCCGGTGCTCGGCGCCGGACGAGCGAAGCGGTTCCACATGACCACCCAGGGTCGCCAAGTCCTCGCCAGCCTCGACGTCCCTCTCGACCCGCCAACCCGCCGTCCGCTCGTCCGCTACTGCGTGGACTGGAGCGAACAGCGCCCCCACATCAGCGGATGGCTCGGAGCCGCGCTGCTGAACCGCTTCGTCGCCCTCGGCTGGGTCGCGCGAAGCGATCGCCGGGTCGTGCGTGTGAACGCCTCCGGGCGGTCGGCTCTCCCCGCGCAGCTGGGCGTCGACCCCGAAGCACTGTGAACGACAAGCTCAGCGGTCGCTCGCGTCCCTGTTCGCCACCTCCTGCACCATCCAGCCGTTGCCATCGGGGTCGCTGAAGGCCAGGAACGAGTGGTAGTCGCCCCGCGCCGGATCAGGACCGGGGACCTGCTTCCCATCTTCGAAGTGGAAGGGTTCACTGACGTCGGTCCCACGCCCGACGAGCTCGTCTCGCGCCAATTCGATGTCGGAGACGACCAGATGAAGACTCTGGAGGGAGCCCGCCGCCTCGGCATTCCGCATGATGACGATCGAGCACGCGGACCCTCGTGGCGTCACTTGGACGACGCGGAAGTCGTCGCCGGCGCTGTGGTCGACGTCGAGGTCGAACCCCGCCTTGTCGAGATAAAAGGCCTTGGCCCGATCGA
The Acidimicrobiales bacterium genome window above contains:
- a CDS encoding FUSC family protein; protein product: MGSAAHNVLGGIWAVIVTVFVYRTSYDGRATAALTRMAATLRSFSMRLVYLLILPFRPVGLAAMVGVSGLAATLLGRAQDAVTTRITTAIVLVVASLSPRDIWQQPILRLVDTALGTAAGLGTACIAPRPTAAEVGRA
- a CDS encoding MBL fold metallo-hydrolase, with protein sequence MTTELVLLGTGAAPMPVAGRGGIASALIVRDRVFVIDCGRGAPSAFVDAGLDFRCLDAVFVTHLHADHVGDLPGMLLYPWGVRTGAHGPLPPIRVYGPASPGALPSGDATFHRETTIHTDRPSPGTTDLVQSILAGYAYHLNVMPLDARMPDAGELVRAIDIPVPTPADGEAQEPVVVMDGGGVRVTAIAVTHGHAVPALAYRFDTADGSVVFSGDTTVNDDLVALAQEADILVHSVADLGYLERHGTTGAELERMAGLHTDVTEVGGVAKRARVNELILTHYLPAEPGAIGEAEWAARAATTFTGRTT
- a CDS encoding MFS transporter, whose product is MTQLDQLAEPAARTPPRRAAPWALVAICAAYFMVILDTTVVNVALPSLSQGLHTTTTELEWVVDAYSLVFAALLLSTGVLGDRRGAKSVFQTGVGLFTCASLACGLAPSIGALVGARCAQGLGAALAVPASLALLQDTYSDQSARRRALGVWGGVAGIAAGAGPVVGGALVSGLGWRSVFFVNVPIGVAGLALAGRFLPSSLPRPRGVDPAGQLAGIAALTGVTVALIEAGHEGWGSALVRAGFIVFVVAGAAFVVVERRARSPMLPLRLFSAPAFSGATAVGLLINFGFYGELFVMSLYLQRIHRLTPLVTGLALLPQMAMAIVGSITSGRLMARTGPRRPMLAGLCMGGAGLLALAVVVGTRGAYVLLLAPFVAAGLGMSFTMPAATAAVMEAAPPERGGLASGTINAARQVGGVIGVALLGTLVTGRATFIPGLRVGLAVAAAAFLLGAVLTALTIDRPRGVTDAA
- a CDS encoding SDR family oxidoreductase, producing MSSQAMAGKIVLVTGATSGIGESTARGLAAIGATLILVGRSEEGAQAARERIQAAVGAGKIHVLVGDLASQRDVRALARDFLHRFDRLDVLVNNAGVDVGSRSVTPEGLELTFAVNYVAPFMLTTLLLDVMKASAPSRIVNIASAAHRAGRIDFDDLQSERRFGQRAYNNSKLALVVFTYELARRLQGTGVTANCVDPGFVRTSLGSTMPVGYRLAGTLMWPFMARPEKGARTSVWAASSPELAEVTGAYFKAERPVETTQTTHDRETAQRLWQVTGTLVAGTTSP
- a CDS encoding GNAT family N-acetyltransferase; its protein translation is MDVRVEAGPAAITFPLRQRVLRPHESIYQLALPGDEKPDACHLAARTARGEVVGTATVRREPPHWDPNTMCGWRLRGMATSDHLRGRGIGARVLDAVLAHVASHGGGLLWCNARVPARTFYERAGFVTLGEPWIDPDIGPHAAMWRRVESLVDG
- a CDS encoding VOC family protein: MDWKLELIVVPVSDVDRAKAFYLDKAGFDLDVDHSAGDDFRVVQVTPRGSACSIVIMRNAEAAGSLQSLHLVVSDIELARDELVGRGTDVSEPFHFEDGKQVPGPDPARGDYHSFLAFSDPDGNGWMVQEVANRDASDR
- a CDS encoding helix-turn-helix transcriptional regulator, which encodes MPGDADIATVANLMGERARATVLLTLAGGRALAASTLAAEAQVAPSTLSGHLARLVDGGLITVETSGRNRYYRLESPQVAEAVEALARIAPSRPVRSLRQATHAEAIRRARTCYDHLAGRLGVALCDALVSGGILGVETPPDRPGDPVLGAGRAKRFHMTTQGRQVLASLDVPLDPPTRRPLVRYCVDWSEQRPHISGWLGAALLNRFVALGWVARSDRRVVRVNASGRSALPAQLGVDPEAL